In one Deinococcus aestuarii genomic region, the following are encoded:
- a CDS encoding ABC transporter substrate-binding protein → MKKFALLSTLLLVGSAFAASPRDTLVIQQSADVPTLDPGVTYDTSSGALVENIYETLLTYRGNSLRDLEPLLASKAPTVSNGGRTVTFDLRKNVKFHTGNAMTCRDAEYTFERNLVTNSAESGNWFISESLLGTGSNANDDKTITWARIDKAVECNNAGQLVFTLPKPDPAFLAKLAYTGQSIVDSKHAIAIGEWKGTEADWKAQVGKDLTGSNLNKQPSGTGAYRLVRRDANATLLQAFDGYWGKKPAIKNVVLQKVPEIAARQQAFLRGDADIIEGGGRSVDEQQIKGKPGVAWLDNLPNTSAFAIFMNQKVQDPKLLGSGKLDGQGIPANFFSDVNVRRAFSHAFNYGQYIQDVQQGKGKQLTMLLPSSFPGYDAEVKTYTFDPAKARTYLQRAWGGNVWKNGFTLTANYRAGSVPSQTAMEILKRNIESLNPKFKVNIQQKQWSEMLADSKNGKEAMVLIGWAPDYADADNFLYTFYSSNGFYAPRSNFKDASVDKWLDQARSTVNTAQRNRLYSLVGQRAYEQAPYINVPAGVNYTFFRDNLQGVSAATYNPMTSFDTGTLWKDLSKR, encoded by the coding sequence ATGAAGAAATTCGCTCTGCTCAGCACCCTCTTGCTCGTCGGCTCGGCCTTCGCCGCGTCCCCCAGGGACACCCTGGTGATTCAGCAGTCCGCCGATGTTCCCACCCTCGACCCGGGCGTCACCTACGACACGTCATCGGGCGCCCTCGTGGAGAACATCTACGAGACGCTGTTGACCTACCGGGGCAACAGCCTGCGCGATCTGGAGCCGCTGCTCGCCAGCAAGGCGCCGACGGTCAGCAACGGCGGCCGGACCGTGACCTTCGACCTGCGGAAGAACGTCAAGTTCCACACCGGCAACGCGATGACCTGCCGTGACGCCGAGTACACCTTCGAGCGCAACCTGGTCACCAACAGCGCCGAGAGCGGCAACTGGTTCATCTCCGAGAGCCTGCTGGGCACCGGCAGCAACGCCAACGACGACAAGACGATCACCTGGGCGCGGATCGACAAGGCCGTCGAGTGCAACAACGCGGGTCAGCTCGTCTTCACGCTGCCCAAGCCCGACCCGGCGTTCCTCGCCAAGCTGGCCTACACCGGGCAGAGCATTGTGGACAGCAAGCACGCCATCGCCATCGGCGAGTGGAAGGGCACCGAGGCCGACTGGAAGGCTCAGGTCGGCAAGGACCTGACCGGCAGCAACCTGAACAAGCAGCCCAGCGGCACGGGCGCGTACCGCCTGGTGCGCCGCGACGCGAACGCCACGCTGCTTCAGGCCTTCGACGGCTACTGGGGCAAGAAGCCCGCCATCAAGAACGTGGTGCTCCAGAAGGTGCCCGAGATCGCCGCGCGCCAGCAGGCCTTCTTGCGCGGGGACGCCGACATCATCGAGGGCGGCGGGCGCAGCGTGGACGAGCAGCAGATCAAGGGCAAGCCCGGCGTGGCATGGCTCGACAACCTGCCCAACACCAGCGCGTTCGCCATCTTCATGAACCAGAAGGTTCAGGACCCGAAGCTGCTGGGGAGCGGCAAGCTCGACGGCCAGGGCATTCCCGCGAACTTCTTCAGCGACGTGAACGTCCGCCGGGCCTTCAGCCACGCCTTCAACTACGGGCAGTACATCCAGGACGTGCAGCAGGGCAAGGGCAAGCAGCTCACCATGTTGCTTCCCAGCTCTTTCCCCGGCTACGACGCCGAGGTCAAAACCTACACCTTCGACCCCGCGAAGGCCCGCACCTACCTCCAGCGCGCCTGGGGTGGCAACGTCTGGAAAAACGGCTTCACCCTGACTGCGAACTACCGCGCGGGCAGCGTGCCCTCGCAGACCGCGATGGAAATCCTGAAGCGGAACATCGAGTCGCTGAACCCCAAGTTCAAGGTCAACATCCAGCAAAAGCAGTGGTCCGAAATGCTGGCCGACTCCAAGAACGGCAAGGAGGCGATGGTCCTGATCGGCTGGGCGCCCGACTACGCCGACGCGGACAACTTCCTCTACACCTTCTACTCGTCCAACGGCTTCTACGCCCCCCGCAGCAACTTCAAGGACGCTTCGGTGGACAAGTGGCTCGACCAGGCCCGCTCGACGGTGAACACCGCGCAGCGCAACCGCCTGTACAGCCTGGTGGGGCAGCGAGCCTACGAGCAGGCGCCCTACATCAACGTTCCGGCGGGCGTGAATTACACCTTCTTCCGCGACAACCTCCAGGGCGTGAGCGCGGCGACGTACAACCCGATGACCTCGTTCGACACCGGGACCCTCTGGAAGGACCTCAGCAAGCGCTGA
- a CDS encoding ABC transporter permease, with product MLNFIVRRLIQVPLVMLVLSLFIVGLTQLLTPEQRAAGYIRSDQQAARLEAIIEERGLRDPFVVQYGNWLGSTLQGDLGFSRASGQDVLQTIRERLPNTIELTLLTALPILLLGVWLGTLSALHKDKLIDQILRVLTILGYSLPTFVLGIVLLAVFYGYLGWLPGAGQVSIINQFALGDLRRYTGLLSLDAALNGRWDIAWDVIQHLILPAATLTVVSAATIVKVMRNNMLEALTSDYVRTARAKGLSSRVVNNKHARRNALLSIVTLGGFLIINLLSGSLITEFIFGYPGVGLWMVEAGLRLDIPAVLGFGLLSALIVVVVSTVVDILYGVVDPRVRFD from the coding sequence ATGCTCAACTTCATCGTCAGGCGGCTGATTCAGGTTCCGCTGGTGATGCTCGTGCTCTCGCTGTTCATCGTCGGGCTGACCCAGCTCCTGACGCCCGAGCAGCGCGCCGCCGGGTACATCCGCAGCGACCAGCAGGCCGCCCGATTGGAAGCCATCATCGAGGAACGCGGCCTGCGTGACCCCTTTGTCGTGCAGTACGGCAACTGGCTCGGCAGCACCCTGCAAGGCGACCTCGGCTTCTCGCGCGCCAGCGGCCAGGACGTGCTCCAGACGATCCGCGAGCGGCTGCCGAACACCATCGAGCTCACGTTGCTCACCGCCCTGCCGATCCTGCTGCTCGGCGTGTGGCTGGGCACCCTGAGTGCGCTGCACAAGGACAAGCTGATCGACCAGATTCTGCGCGTGCTGACCATCCTGGGCTACAGCCTGCCGACCTTCGTGCTGGGGATCGTGCTGCTGGCCGTGTTCTACGGGTACCTGGGCTGGCTGCCGGGCGCCGGGCAGGTCAGCATCATCAACCAGTTCGCCCTCGGAGACCTGCGGCGTTACACCGGGCTGCTCAGCCTCGACGCGGCGCTCAACGGGCGCTGGGACATCGCCTGGGACGTGATCCAGCACCTGATCCTGCCCGCCGCGACCCTGACGGTGGTGAGCGCGGCGACCATCGTAAAGGTCATGCGCAACAACATGCTGGAGGCGCTGACGAGCGACTACGTGCGCACGGCGCGCGCCAAGGGGCTGTCGAGCCGGGTGGTGAACAACAAGCACGCCCGGCGCAACGCGCTGCTGAGCATCGTGACGCTGGGGGGCTTTCTGATCATCAACCTGCTGAGCGGCTCGCTCATCACCGAATTCATCTTCGGGTACCCTGGGGTGGGCCTGTGGATGGTGGAGGCCGGGCTACGGCTCGACATTCCCGCCGTGCTGGGCTTCGGGCTGCTCTCGGCGCTGATCGTGGTCGTGGTGAGCACGGTCGTGGACATCCTGTACGGGGTCGTGGACCCCCGCGTGAGGTTCGACTGA
- a CDS encoding ABC transporter permease, translated as MTVTAPAPASGRSRWNLFWTSPAMRKLRRNKLAISGLIITLLFGLVALFAPLIAKPGGNCLRDLNISSPNEVYNPLGGAFWQAILAPPESCYAIERLSFASTPTPPSQEALFGTSNGYNIFYGLIWGTRTTFKMAFIIVGITLVVGVIIGALSGYYGGWVDNLIQRFIDVLFALPPLILTVVLLTILRAQNPGGNPTGPIILAFCIAGWAGYARVVRGDVLRTRQLEYVDAARSLGARDWRLVLRHVVPNSLASVLTLAVLDLATIPLSVAALSFLGLGFESGYAEWGQLVEFARPWLKPDYWYVLAFPALFIVTFSLAFNLFGDGLRDALDPKSR; from the coding sequence ATGACGGTCACCGCCCCCGCTCCCGCCTCCGGGCGCAGCCGCTGGAACCTCTTCTGGACCAGCCCCGCCATGCGCAAGCTGCGGCGCAACAAGCTCGCCATCTCGGGCCTGATCATCACGCTGCTCTTCGGTCTCGTCGCGCTGTTCGCGCCGCTGATCGCCAAGCCGGGCGGCAACTGCCTGCGCGACCTGAACATCTCCAGCCCCAACGAGGTCTACAACCCGCTGGGCGGCGCCTTCTGGCAGGCCATCCTCGCGCCGCCCGAGAGTTGCTACGCCATCGAGCGCCTGAGCTTCGCCTCGACCCCGACGCCGCCCAGCCAGGAGGCTCTTTTCGGCACCTCCAACGGCTACAACATCTTCTACGGGCTGATCTGGGGCACCCGGACCACCTTCAAGATGGCCTTTATCATCGTGGGCATCACGCTGGTCGTCGGGGTGATCATCGGGGCGCTCAGCGGCTACTACGGCGGCTGGGTGGACAACCTGATCCAGCGCTTTATCGACGTGCTGTTCGCCCTGCCGCCCCTGATCCTGACGGTCGTGCTGCTGACCATCCTGCGGGCGCAAAATCCAGGGGGCAATCCCACCGGGCCGATCATCCTGGCCTTCTGCATCGCGGGGTGGGCGGGATATGCCCGCGTGGTGCGCGGCGACGTCTTGAGGACCCGGCAGCTCGAATACGTGGACGCGGCCCGCTCATTGGGGGCGCGCGACTGGCGGCTGGTGCTCCGGCACGTCGTTCCGAACAGCCTCGCCAGCGTGCTCACGCTCGCGGTGCTCGATCTCGCCACCATTCCGCTCAGCGTGGCGGCCCTCTCGTTCCTGGGGCTGGGCTTCGAGAGCGGGTACGCCGAGTGGGGCCAGCTCGTCGAGTTCGCGCGGCCCTGGCTCAAGCCCGACTACTGGTACGTGCTGGCCTTCCCGGCGCTGTTCATCGTGACCTTCAGCCTCGCTTTCAACCTCTTCGGCGACGGCCTGCGGGATGCGCTGGACCCCAAGAGCCGGTAG
- a CDS encoding YgfZ/GcvT domain-containing protein → MWTPLPSSGLRLTGADRVDFVQGQMTNDLRGLRTPGVVACCFLNVRGQIEFFARAYRREADVYLHLDAGQAEGLAARLRRFVIFDQVEIQDVSGELRGVHVWGQDVPGWTPEGPDAQSFELAGATVLGGRVNRTGTPGVDLHFLTRHEDAVRVALGGGETSLTMLEEARVRAGIPDVVRDGLKGTLPQEVGLDVGGPLPVMSYRKGCYVGQEIMARLEARGNARYHLGRLEGQNLSDHAEVTREGKVVGQAGAHADGLSLARLRKELAPGDRVEVGGVPATVQAFAPAPADV, encoded by the coding sequence ATGTGGACCCCCCTTCCTTCGAGCGGGCTGCGGCTGACGGGCGCCGACCGGGTGGACTTCGTGCAGGGGCAGATGACCAACGACCTGCGCGGGCTCCGGACGCCGGGCGTGGTCGCCTGCTGCTTCCTGAACGTGCGCGGCCAGATCGAGTTCTTCGCGCGGGCCTACAGGCGCGAGGCGGACGTGTATCTCCACCTCGACGCCGGGCAGGCGGAGGGGCTGGCGGCCCGGCTGCGGCGCTTTGTCATCTTCGATCAGGTCGAGATTCAGGACGTGTCGGGGGAGCTGCGAGGCGTCCACGTCTGGGGTCAGGACGTGCCCGGCTGGACCCCCGAGGGGCCGGACGCGCAGAGCTTCGAGCTGGCGGGCGCCACCGTCCTCGGCGGGCGGGTGAACCGGACGGGCACCCCCGGCGTGGATCTGCACTTCCTCACCCGCCACGAGGACGCGGTGCGGGTGGCGCTCGGGGGAGGGGAGACCTCCCTGACCATGCTGGAGGAGGCGCGGGTGCGGGCGGGCATCCCCGACGTGGTGCGCGACGGCCTCAAAGGCACCCTGCCGCAGGAGGTGGGGCTGGACGTGGGCGGTCCCCTCCCCGTCATGAGCTACCGCAAGGGCTGTTACGTCGGGCAGGAGATCATGGCCCGGCTGGAGGCACGCGGCAACGCCCGATATCACCTGGGGCGGCTGGAGGGCCAAAACCTCTCCGACCACGCCGAGGTCACCCGCGAGGGCAAGGTCGTCGGGCAGGCAGGGGCGCACGCGGACGGCCTGAGCCTCGCCCGCCTGCGCAAGGAACTCGCCCCCGGCGACCGGGTGGAGGTGGGCGGCGTCCCCGCCACCGTCCAGGCCTTCGCGCCCGCGCCCGCCGATGTTTGA
- the hemA gene encoding glutamyl-tRNA reductase, whose translation MTLACPTARALLARPQTPHPAPLDFAVVGLNHQTAPVEVRERAAVRAGDEAAILSTLSRHAAEVMLLATCNRTEVYLAGLRGDPVRAFADAWGDGLGGFLYVYRGDAAVTHLYRVASGLDSLVIGETQIQGQVKRAWQAAHGRNPDGKLLNKIAQGALAAGKRVRSETGLSDKVVSVSSAAVELAQAALGDLTSRTALILGAGETAELTLTHLRAAGVRDVIVVNRTEARARQLAERVGGRVCAAEYLHEVLPEADVVIASSAAPHHVLHGEGVRAALEDRPDRPMFLIDISVPRILDPDISDVEGAHLYNLDDLTAIVSRNLQSRREALPHAGAIIRESVADLARWHLTREAQLGRQRALVS comes from the coding sequence GTGACGCTCGCCTGCCCGACCGCCCGCGCCCTCCTCGCCCGGCCGCAGACGCCTCACCCCGCCCCCCTCGACTTCGCGGTGGTGGGCCTCAACCACCAGACGGCGCCCGTCGAGGTGCGTGAGCGGGCCGCCGTGCGCGCGGGCGACGAGGCCGCGATCCTGAGCACGCTCTCCCGCCACGCCGCCGAGGTCATGCTCCTCGCCACCTGCAACCGCACCGAGGTCTATCTGGCGGGCCTGCGCGGGGACCCCGTGCGCGCCTTCGCGGACGCCTGGGGCGACGGCCTGGGCGGGTTCCTGTACGTGTACCGGGGAGACGCCGCCGTCACCCACCTGTACCGGGTCGCCTCGGGCCTCGACAGCCTCGTGATCGGCGAGACGCAGATTCAGGGGCAGGTCAAGCGGGCCTGGCAGGCCGCGCACGGGCGCAATCCGGACGGCAAGCTGCTGAACAAGATCGCCCAGGGGGCGCTCGCCGCCGGGAAGCGCGTGCGCTCGGAGACCGGCCTGAGCGACAAGGTGGTCAGCGTGTCGAGCGCCGCCGTCGAACTCGCGCAGGCGGCGCTGGGCGACCTCACGAGCCGCACCGCCCTGATCCTCGGGGCGGGCGAGACCGCCGAGCTGACCCTGACCCACCTGCGCGCGGCGGGGGTGCGCGACGTGATCGTGGTCAACCGCACCGAGGCCCGCGCCCGGCAGCTCGCCGAGCGGGTGGGGGGCCGCGTCTGTGCCGCCGAGTACCTCCACGAGGTCTTGCCGGAAGCCGACGTGGTGATCGCGTCGAGTGCGGCGCCGCACCACGTCCTGCACGGCGAGGGCGTGCGCGCGGCGCTGGAGGACCGCCCGGACCGTCCCATGTTCCTGATCGACATCAGCGTGCCGCGCATCCTCGACCCCGACATCTCGGACGTGGAGGGCGCCCACCTCTACAACCTCGACGACCTCACCGCCATCGTGAGCCGCAACCTGCAAAGCCGCCGCGAGGCCCTCCCCCACGCGGGGGCGATCATCCGCGAGAGCGTGGCCGACCTCGCCCGCTGGCACCTGACCCGCGAGGCCCAGTTGGGACGGCAGCGGGCACTGGTGAGTTAG
- a CDS encoding bifunctional precorrin-2 dehydrogenase/sirohydrochlorin ferrochelatase → MSLAAFLNLRGEPALVVGGGPVALRRARTLLDAGLRVTVVAPDLHPDFAALPVCAERRAYRPADLEGVRVVVAATDRHDVNDAVTGEARAAGVLVNHAGDAEKGTLRFPAALERGGVRVAVSTGRELPVLAQALRERIESLLPEPGTVDAWAARREEALGLPAAAREGAMDALRADIRAAFGLPGAGRPGGAA, encoded by the coding sequence GTGAGTCTGGCGGCCTTCCTGAATCTGCGCGGCGAACCGGCCCTGGTGGTGGGGGGCGGCCCGGTCGCCCTGCGCCGCGCGCGGACGCTGCTGGACGCGGGCCTGCGTGTCACCGTCGTCGCGCCCGACCTCCACCCCGACTTCGCGGCGCTTCCCGTGTGCGCCGAGCGCCGAGCCTACCGCCCCGCCGATCTGGAGGGCGTGCGCGTGGTCGTGGCGGCCACCGACCGCCACGACGTGAATGACGCCGTGACCGGGGAGGCCCGCGCCGCCGGGGTGCTCGTCAACCACGCGGGCGACGCGGAAAAAGGCACCCTGCGCTTTCCCGCCGCCCTGGAGCGTGGCGGCGTGCGGGTGGCGGTGAGCACCGGGCGCGAGCTGCCGGTGCTGGCCCAGGCGCTGCGCGAGCGGATCGAGTCCCTCTTGCCCGAGCCGGGGACGGTGGACGCCTGGGCCGCGCGGCGCGAGGAGGCGCTGGGGCTCCCCGCCGCCGCCCGCGAGGGGGCGATGGACGCCCTGCGCGCCGATATCCGCGCCGCGTTCGGGCTGCCGGGGGCGGGCCGTCCCGGGGGAGCCGCGTGA
- the cobA gene encoding uroporphyrinogen-III C-methyltransferase, translated as MTVAVPPTPPARAFVSLIGAGPGDPGLVTVRGVEALQKADVVLFDYLANPELLRHCPGAETIYVGKKGFSEYISQEQINGLIVEKAREGGGRRVARLKGGDVFVFGRGGEEAEACALAGIAFEVVPGVTSAIAAPAYAGIPVTHREAARSFAVLTGNTKEGGAHYERLSGVDTLVLLMGVRNLEQISADLIASGRAPETPAATIQWGTTPQQRVATGTLATIARAVREAGLEAPAVTVVGEVARLRDHLRWFDVGPGFGGPLAGRSVAVTRTRDGASVLSDLLRARGASVLEVPLIRFAETAREAELHARLRDLTGVAWLLLTSNQAASALFTHLGRLGLDARHLAGVRVAAVGPSTARSLAERGLRADFVPATPGAAHLGAELPAHPGEVALHLTSQVAEADLERELEARGLRYERAELYRTEPARPGEHAMNRLRAADVVTLASGSAARHLAALAGTDLAVAAMGPQTADAARRAGFTRVTVAEAPTLEALANAAGRAVAGRPLAAGGEA; from the coding sequence ATGACCGTTGCCGTGCCCCCCACCCCGCCCGCCCGCGCCTTCGTGTCCCTGATCGGGGCGGGGCCGGGCGATCCGGGGCTGGTCACCGTGCGCGGGGTGGAGGCGCTTCAGAAAGCGGACGTGGTGCTCTTCGACTACCTCGCCAACCCCGAGCTGCTGCGCCACTGCCCGGGGGCCGAGACGATCTACGTGGGCAAGAAGGGCTTTTCCGAGTACATCTCCCAGGAGCAGATCAACGGGCTGATCGTGGAGAAGGCGCGGGAAGGCGGCGGACGCCGGGTGGCCCGCCTCAAGGGCGGCGACGTGTTCGTCTTCGGGCGCGGCGGCGAGGAGGCCGAGGCGTGCGCGCTCGCGGGCATCGCCTTCGAGGTCGTGCCCGGCGTGACGAGCGCCATCGCCGCCCCCGCCTACGCGGGAATTCCGGTGACCCACCGCGAGGCGGCCCGCTCCTTTGCCGTCCTCACGGGCAACACGAAGGAGGGCGGCGCCCACTACGAGCGGCTCTCCGGGGTGGACACCCTCGTCCTCTTGATGGGCGTGCGGAATCTGGAGCAGATCAGCGCCGACCTGATCGCCTCGGGCCGCGCGCCGGAGACCCCCGCCGCGACCATCCAGTGGGGGACCACCCCCCAGCAGCGGGTGGCGACGGGCACGCTCGCCACCATCGCGCGGGCGGTGCGCGAGGCCGGGCTGGAGGCCCCCGCCGTCACGGTCGTGGGGGAGGTCGCCCGGCTGCGGGACCATCTGCGCTGGTTCGACGTGGGACCGGGCTTCGGCGGTCCCCTCGCGGGCCGCAGCGTCGCCGTGACCCGCACCCGCGACGGGGCGAGCGTCCTCTCGGACCTCCTGCGTGCCCGGGGCGCCTCGGTGCTGGAGGTCCCCCTGATCCGCTTCGCGGAGACCGCCCGCGAGGCCGAGTTGCACGCCCGGCTGCGCGACCTGACGGGGGTGGCGTGGCTGCTCCTCACGAGCAACCAGGCCGCGTCGGCCCTCTTCACCCACCTGGGCCGCCTGGGACTGGACGCCCGGCACCTCGCGGGGGTGCGGGTGGCGGCGGTCGGCCCCAGCACCGCCCGGTCGCTGGCCGAACGCGGGCTGCGCGCCGACTTCGTGCCCGCCACCCCCGGCGCCGCGCACCTCGGTGCGGAGCTGCCCGCTCACCCCGGCGAAGTCGCCCTGCACCTCACCAGCCAGGTCGCGGAGGCCGATCTGGAGCGCGAGCTGGAGGCACGCGGCCTGCGCTACGAGCGCGCGGAGCTCTACCGCACCGAGCCCGCCCGGCCCGGCGAGCACGCGATGAACCGCCTGCGGGCCGCCGACGTGGTGACCCTCGCCTCGGGGAGCGCGGCCCGGCACCTCGCCGCCCTCGCCGGGACCGACCTCGCCGTCGCCGCGATGGGTCCCCAGACCGCCGACGCCGCTCGCCGGGCGGGCTTCACCCGCGTCACCGTCGCCGAGGCCCCCACCCTGGAGGCCCTGGCGAACGCCGCCGGGCGGGCGGTGGCGGGCCGCCCGCTGGCGGCGGGAGGAGAGGCCTGA
- a CDS encoding cytochrome P450: MRGLDALPEPPARPGDGHLRDWALAPLGLVEEGARRARAQGSDLFRLRLGLPAVVGFGPAWNRRLLGDLATFRSAGSFSRVVPYLSGGVILTDAPGHGPRRRAVNPGFGRRHLEGLRARVRSALPPIPAGEFDALTWADRAVLGMLNAAYFGGAFDSGLLHAFLAPLRLPFPLPTVPRPLLFARVNAELRRLADRRLVRGGGDDLLALLAPLPGGLEETRVSLAAAHDTTTHALAWAMWHLAAHPQWHAPEHHPAVLRETLRLFPPGWMGSRRLARDLTWGGVRLPRGTLALYSPYLSARDPGLWDRPGEFRPCRWQAPPPAWAYLPFGGGERVCLGMHLAQLLILEALAALPPLVPLRGDPTPRPGVTLGPTGPLVVRVAI, encoded by the coding sequence GTGCGCGGTCTGGACGCCCTCCCCGAGCCGCCCGCCCGCCCCGGGGACGGGCACCTGCGCGACTGGGCCCTGGCACCCCTCGGGCTGGTCGAGGAGGGCGCGCGGCGGGCGAGGGCACAGGGCTCGGACCTCTTCCGCCTGCGCCTGGGCCTGCCTGCGGTGGTGGGCTTCGGCCCCGCCTGGAACCGCCGACTGCTGGGGGACCTCGCCACCTTTCGCAGCGCGGGCAGCTTCTCGCGGGTGGTGCCGTACCTCTCGGGCGGCGTGATCCTGACCGACGCGCCCGGCCACGGCCCCCGGCGGCGGGCGGTCAACCCCGGCTTCGGGCGGCGGCACCTGGAGGGGCTGCGTGCCCGCGTGCGCTCGGCCCTTCCCCCCATTCCGGCGGGGGAGTTCGACGCCCTGACCTGGGCCGACCGCGCCGTGCTGGGGATGCTCAACGCCGCGTACTTCGGCGGGGCGTTCGATTCCGGGCTGCTCCACGCCTTTCTCGCCCCGTTGCGGCTGCCCTTTCCCCTGCCCACCGTGCCGCGCCCGCTCCTCTTCGCGCGGGTGAATGCCGAGCTGCGCCGCCTCGCCGACCGCAGGCTCGTCCGGGGGGGCGGGGACGACCTGCTCGCCCTCCTCGCGCCGCTGCCCGGCGGGCTGGAGGAGACGCGGGTGAGCCTCGCCGCCGCGCACGACACGACCACCCACGCCCTCGCCTGGGCGATGTGGCACCTCGCCGCCCACCCGCAGTGGCACGCGCCGGAACACCACCCCGCCGTCCTGAGGGAGACCCTGCGCCTCTTCCCCCCCGGCTGGATGGGCAGCCGCCGCCTCGCCCGCGACCTGACCTGGGGGGGCGTGCGATTGCCGCGCGGCACCCTGGCCCTCTACAGCCCCTACCTCAGCGCCCGCGACCCGGGGCTGTGGGACCGCCCGGGCGAATTCCGCCCGTGCCGCTGGCAGGCCCCGCCCCCCGCCTGGGCGTACCTCCCGTTCGGCGGCGGCGAGCGGGTGTGCCTGGGGATGCACCTCGCGCAGCTCCTGATCCTGGAGGCGCTGGCCGCCCTGCCGCCCCTGGTCCCCCTGCGCGGCGACCCCACCCCCCGCCCCGGCGTGACCCTGGGGCCGACCGGGCCGCTGGTGGTCCGGGTTGCAATCTGA
- a CDS encoding NAD(P)/FAD-dependent oxidoreductase, with amino-acid sequence MRGNRGAPPPSPGHVVVLGAGFAGLAAALRLAREGVRVTVLDHLDRPGGKAALGYEDFSSGPTVVTMPQVFRALHERTGLTLPPLDPARPTTTYHALDGRTFAPEALHVAGSLEPTLAQLGREEGREYVRLLGTARRIYQGAAPTFLFASPPGRLKLARYAVTRGLGAAPWSSLARLVESGPFLTPFWLRFATYLGADPYRAPAVLHNVSWVELGSGVWHLEGGLGALAVRMRERAEALGVRFEFGTRVEHLVTQGGRVVAAHTGRGVHTADAWVSAADRALTRGWLGLPEDRTPRGVSGFALQLRLSEDRGHAHHILWPAEYAREWRDIRAGRLPTDPTLYLHLDGDRAFLLVNAPPDPGVTDDPRGYGAFLLRGLQARLPLPVTDWHALSPAEYARTSLRGALYGRAPHGLTGSLRPGWTHPGASNLVQVGGTVHPGGGVPLSMLSGWNGAGGLLGLPYDSLDGPRVPGEGETWDGTQTPPG; translated from the coding sequence GTGAGGGGGAACCGGGGCGCCCCTCCCCCCTCCCCCGGCCACGTCGTCGTGCTCGGGGCGGGCTTCGCGGGCCTCGCGGCGGCGCTGCGGCTGGCGCGGGAGGGGGTGCGGGTCACGGTTCTGGATCACCTCGACCGCCCCGGCGGCAAGGCGGCGCTGGGCTACGAGGATTTTTCCAGCGGGCCGACGGTGGTCACCATGCCCCAGGTCTTCCGCGCCCTGCACGAGCGGACCGGGCTGACCCTCCCGCCGCTCGACCCCGCGCGCCCCACCACGACCTACCACGCCCTGGACGGACGGACCTTCGCCCCGGAGGCGCTGCATGTGGCGGGGAGCCTGGAGCCCACCCTCGCGCAACTCGGCCGGGAGGAGGGCCGGGAGTACGTCCGGCTCCTGGGAACCGCCCGCCGCATCTACCAGGGCGCCGCGCCCACCTTCCTCTTCGCGTCTCCTCCCGGCCGCTTGAAGCTGGCACGTTACGCCGTCACGCGCGGACTCGGTGCCGCCCCCTGGTCCAGCCTCGCCCGCCTGGTGGAGAGCGGTCCCTTCCTGACCCCCTTCTGGCTGCGTTTCGCCACCTACCTGGGCGCCGACCCCTACCGCGCGCCCGCCGTGCTGCACAACGTCTCCTGGGTCGAACTCGGCTCCGGCGTGTGGCACCTGGAGGGGGGGCTGGGGGCGCTCGCGGTCCGGATGCGGGAGCGGGCGGAGGCGCTGGGGGTGCGCTTCGAGTTCGGCACGCGGGTGGAGCATCTGGTGACACAGGGAGGCCGGGTGGTCGCCGCGCACACCGGCCGGGGCGTCCACACCGCTGATGCCTGGGTGAGCGCCGCCGACCGGGCCCTCACCCGGGGCTGGCTCGGTCTGCCGGAGGACCGCACCCCGCGCGGGGTGAGCGGCTTCGCGCTGCAACTGCGCCTCTCGGAGGACCGGGGCCACGCCCACCACATCCTCTGGCCCGCCGAGTATGCCCGCGAGTGGCGCGACATCCGCGCCGGGCGGCTGCCCACCGACCCCACCCTCTACCTGCACCTCGACGGCGACCGGGCCTTCCTCCTCGTGAACGCGCCGCCCGACCCGGGAGTGACAGACGACCCGCGCGGCTACGGCGCCTTCCTGCTGCGGGGGCTCCAGGCCCGCCTGCCCCTGCCGGTGACGGACTGGCACGCCCTCTCGCCCGCCGAATACGCGCGAACCTCCCTGCGCGGCGCCCTGTACGGCCGCGCCCCCCACGGGCTGACGGGCAGCCTGCGCCCCGGCTGGACGCATCCCGGCGCGAGCAACCTCGTGCAGGTCGGCGGCACCGTCCATCCCGGCGGCGGCGTGCCCCTCTCCATGCTGAGCGGCTGGAACGGGGCGGGCGGGCTGCTGGGCCTGCCCTACGACAGCCTGGATGGCCCCCGGGTGCCGGGGGAGGGCGAGACGTGGGACGGGACGCAGACGCCCCCGGGCTAG